One Capra hircus breed San Clemente chromosome 29, ASM170441v1, whole genome shotgun sequence genomic region harbors:
- the CCND1 gene encoding G1/S-specific cyclin-D1: MAHQLLCCEMETIRRAYPDANLLNDRVLRAMLKAEETCAPSVSYFKCVQKEILPSMRKIVATWMLEVCEEQKCEEEVFPLAMNYLDRFLSLEPVKKSRLQLLGATCMFVASKMKETIPLTAEKLCVYTDNSIRPDELLHMELVLVNKLKWNLAAMTPHDFIEHFLSKMPVAEENKQIIRKHAQTFVALCATDVKFISNPPSMVAAGSVVAAAQGLHLGSANGFLSYHRLTRFLSKVIRCDPDCLRACQEQIEALLESSLRQAQQQNLDPKAAEEEEEEEEVDLACTPTDVRDVNI; this comes from the exons ATGGCACACCAGCTCCTGTGCTGCGAGATGGAAACCATCCGCCGGGCGTACCCCGATGCCAACCTCCTCAACGACCGAGTGCTGCGGGCTATGCTCAAGGCGGAGGAGACCTGCGCGCCCTCGGTGTCCTACTTCAAGTGTGTGCAGAAGGAGATCCTGCCGTCCATGCGGAAGATCGTGGCCACCTGGATGCTGGAG GTCTGCGAGGAGCAGAAGTGCGAGGAGGAGGTCTTCCCGCTGGCCATGAACTACCTGGACCGCTTCCTGTCGCTGGAGCCCGTGAAAAAGAGCCGCCTGCAGCTGCTGGGGGCCACCTGTATGTTCGTGGCCTCGAAGATGAAGGAGACCATCCCCCTGACGGCCGAGAAGCTGTGCGTCTACACTGACAACTCCATCCGGCCCGACGAGCTGCTG CACATGGAGCTGGTCCTGGTGAACAAACTCAAGTGGAACCTGGCGGCCATGACCCCGCACGACTTCATCGAGCACTTCCTCTCCAAAATGCCGGTGGCCGAGGAGAACAAGCAGATCATCCGCAAACACGCGCAGACCTTCGTTGCCCTCTGTGCCACAG ACGTGAAGTTCATTTCCAACCCACCCTCCATGGTGGCTGCCGGGAGCGTGGTGGCCGCGGCGCAAGGCCTGCACCTGGGAAGCGCCAACGGCTTCCTCTCCTATCACCGCCTGACACGGTTCCTCTCCAAGGTGATCAGATGTGACCCG GACTGCCTCCGCGCCTGCCAGGAGCAGATTGAAGCCCTCCTGGAGTCCAGCCTTCGCCAGGCCCAGCAGCAGAACTTGGACCCCAAAGccgcggaggaggaggaggaagaggaggaggtggaCCTGGCCTGCACGCCCACCGACGTGCGCGACGTGAACATTTGA